A single window of Aspergillus oryzae RIB40 DNA, chromosome 8 DNA harbors:
- a CDS encoding uncharacterized protein (predicted protein), giving the protein MSVPRTIEMKKPPLTRDKENQYLKSQARELYQRHLVDSEKIRRLHDLVSQGREDASKADRLHHEELTKLYNKINSLQMRRESLEDIQVLDKMRILNQNLELWIQSNFKDVKRLAGLGQPDVQFPRSSLQCRAWIQGCVTEMIYDSIFSPFYFGLPDDPWGQIIEFIKAGVGKTRA; this is encoded by the coding sequence ATGTCTGTACCCAGAACTATTGAAATGAAAAAACCACCTCTAACTagagacaaggaaaatcaaTACCTAAAAAGCCAGGCAAGGGAGCTATACCAAAGACATTTAGTGGACTCAGAGAAGATTCGACGGCTGCATGACCTGGTATCTCAAGGACGTGAGGATGCTTCCAAGGCTGATAGGCTGCACCATGAGGAGTTGACAAAACTATACAACAAGATAAATTCACTTCAGATGAGACGGGAAAGCTTAGAGGATATACAAGTACTTGACAAAATGCGTATTCTAAACCAAAATCTGGAATTGTGGATCCAGTCTAATTTCAAGGATGTCAAGCGACTTGCTGGTCTAGGGCAGCCTGACGTCCAATTTCCGCGCAGTTCTCTTCAGTGCCGAGCTTGGATCCAAGGGTGTGTCACAGAGATGATATACGATTCAATCTTTTCCCCATTCTACTTTGGACTACCGGATGATCCATGGGGCCAGATCATCGAGTTCATTAAG